In Streptomyces sp. SLBN-118, the following are encoded in one genomic region:
- a CDS encoding GMC family oxidoreductase, which produces MSAQNPAHEFDYVVVGGGTAGAVVAARLTEDPESSVCVVEAGPSDVGDENILRLDRWMALLESGYDWDYPVEPQENGNSFLRQARARVLGGCSSHNSCIAFWAPAEDLDEWAAMGCTGWSAKDCFPLYQRLEANDAPGEHHGRTGPVTIRTVPPNDPCGRALLAACEAAGIPTTPFNTGTTVVRGANWFQINARPDGIRSSASVSYLHPVLGRRPKLEVRTGLQAKRLLFGEQGRCTGVEYLEPDAIHSGSVTARREVVVCCGAIDSPKLLMLSGIGPAGHLRDCGVDVRVDSPGVGSHLQDHPEGVIMWEAKQPMVTSSTQWWEIGILADTEPGLDRPDLMLHYGSVPFDMNTYRRGYPTSDNAFCLTPNVTRARSLGTVRLRTRDFRDKPKVDPRYFTHEHDIRVMTCGLRLAREIAAQAPMAEWTGTELAPGPSLRSDDELFSYVRETHNTVYHPAGTVRMGAEDDVDSPLDPQLRVKGVTGLRVADSSVMPLLPAVNPCITTMMIGEKCGDLIRSS; this is translated from the coding sequence ATGTCCGCACAGAACCCCGCCCACGAGTTCGACTATGTGGTGGTCGGCGGCGGCACGGCCGGAGCCGTGGTCGCCGCCCGGCTGACCGAGGACCCGGAGTCGAGCGTCTGCGTGGTGGAGGCCGGGCCCTCGGACGTCGGCGACGAGAACATCCTCAGACTCGACCGGTGGATGGCCCTGCTGGAGTCGGGATACGACTGGGACTATCCGGTGGAGCCGCAGGAGAACGGCAACAGCTTCCTGCGGCAGGCCCGCGCCAGAGTGCTCGGCGGCTGCTCGTCGCACAACTCATGCATCGCCTTCTGGGCCCCGGCCGAGGACCTGGACGAGTGGGCGGCGATGGGGTGCACGGGCTGGAGCGCCAAGGACTGTTTTCCGCTCTACCAGCGCCTGGAGGCCAATGACGCGCCCGGCGAGCACCACGGCCGGACGGGCCCGGTCACCATCCGCACCGTACCGCCGAACGACCCGTGCGGGAGAGCGCTGCTCGCGGCCTGCGAGGCGGCGGGCATCCCCACCACGCCGTTCAACACCGGCACCACGGTGGTACGCGGCGCGAACTGGTTCCAGATCAACGCCCGCCCCGACGGCATCCGTTCATCCGCGTCGGTGTCCTATCTCCACCCGGTTCTCGGGAGGCGGCCGAAGCTCGAAGTACGTACGGGGCTCCAGGCCAAGCGGCTGCTCTTCGGCGAACAGGGGCGCTGCACCGGCGTCGAGTACCTGGAACCCGACGCCATCCACAGCGGGTCTGTCACCGCCCGCCGCGAAGTCGTCGTCTGCTGCGGGGCCATCGACTCGCCCAAGTTGCTGATGCTGTCGGGTATCGGCCCCGCCGGGCATCTGCGCGACTGCGGCGTCGACGTACGGGTCGACTCCCCCGGTGTCGGCTCCCATCTCCAGGACCACCCCGAGGGCGTGATCATGTGGGAGGCGAAGCAGCCCATGGTCACCTCCTCGACCCAGTGGTGGGAGATCGGCATCCTCGCCGACACCGAGCCCGGCCTGGACCGGCCGGACCTGATGCTCCACTACGGCTCGGTGCCGTTCGACATGAACACCTACCGGCGCGGCTATCCGACCTCCGACAACGCCTTCTGCCTCACCCCGAATGTCACCCGCGCCCGGTCCCTGGGCACGGTCCGGCTGCGCACCCGCGACTTCCGGGACAAGCCGAAGGTCGACCCGCGCTACTTCACGCACGAGCACGACATCCGGGTGATGACCTGCGGCCTGCGGCTCGCCCGAGAGATCGCCGCCCAGGCTCCGATGGCCGAGTGGACCGGCACCGAACTCGCTCCGGGCCCGTCGCTGCGGAGCGACGACGAGCTGTTCTCGTATGTTCGCGAGACCCACAACACGGTCTACCACCCGGCGGGCACCGTGCGGATGGGGGCCGAGGACGACGTGGACTCGCCGCTCGATCCGCAGCTGCGGGTCAAGGGAGTCACCGGGCTGCGCGTGGCCGACTCGTCGGTCATGCCGCTCCTGCCCGCGGTCAATCCCTGCATCACGACCATGATGATCGGCGAGAAGTGCGGGGATCTGATCCGGTCGAGCTGA
- a CDS encoding aldehyde dehydrogenase family protein — protein MTRYAAPGSDGAIVSYQSRYDHWIGGEYVPPARGQYFENPSPVNGRPFTEIARGTAEDVERALDAAHAAAPAWGRTSAGDRAALLLKIADRMEAHLEELAVAETWENGKPVRETLAADIPLAIDHFRYFAGALRAQEGSLSEVDDDTIAYHFHEPLGVVGQIIPWNFPILMAVWKLAPALAAGNAVVLKPAEQTPASIHFWLSLVADLLPPGVVNVVNGFGVEAGKPLASSPRVAKIAFTGETTTGRLIMQYASENIRPVTLELGGKSPNIFFDDVWAADDDFRDKALEGFTMFALNQGEVCTCPSRALIQRGHYSEFLEAGIARTEKIAPGHPLDTDTMIGAQASNDQLQKILSYLGIGQQEGAKILTGGQRIEYDGELAGGYYVQPTIFEGDNRMRVFQEEIFGPVVAVTSFSDFDDAVNTANDTLYGLGAGVWTRDINTAYRAGRAIQAGRVWTNCYHAYPAHAAFGGYKQSGIGRENHKMMLEHYQQTKNLLVSYSPKKLGFF, from the coding sequence ATGACCCGATACGCAGCGCCGGGCAGCGACGGCGCGATCGTCTCGTACCAGTCCCGCTACGACCACTGGATCGGGGGCGAGTACGTCCCCCCGGCCCGCGGCCAGTACTTCGAGAACCCGAGCCCGGTCAACGGCCGCCCCTTCACCGAGATCGCGCGCGGCACCGCCGAGGACGTCGAACGCGCCCTGGACGCGGCGCACGCGGCGGCCCCCGCCTGGGGCCGCACCTCCGCGGGCGACCGCGCCGCCCTTCTGCTGAAGATCGCTGACCGGATGGAGGCACATCTGGAGGAACTGGCGGTCGCCGAGACCTGGGAGAACGGCAAGCCCGTCCGCGAGACCCTGGCCGCCGACATCCCGCTCGCCATCGACCACTTCCGCTATTTCGCGGGCGCGCTGCGAGCCCAGGAAGGCTCGCTCAGCGAGGTCGACGACGACACGATCGCCTACCACTTCCACGAGCCGCTGGGTGTGGTCGGCCAGATCATTCCCTGGAACTTCCCGATCCTGATGGCGGTGTGGAAGCTGGCGCCCGCCCTGGCGGCGGGCAACGCGGTGGTGCTCAAGCCCGCCGAACAGACTCCGGCCTCCATTCACTTCTGGCTGAGCCTGGTCGCCGACCTGCTGCCGCCCGGAGTCGTCAACGTCGTCAACGGCTTCGGTGTGGAGGCGGGCAAACCGCTGGCCTCCAGCCCGCGCGTCGCGAAGATCGCGTTCACCGGCGAGACCACGACGGGGCGGCTGATCATGCAGTACGCCTCCGAGAACATCCGGCCGGTCACGCTGGAACTCGGCGGCAAGTCACCGAACATCTTCTTCGACGACGTCTGGGCGGCCGACGACGACTTCCGTGACAAGGCGCTCGAAGGCTTCACCATGTTCGCCCTCAACCAGGGCGAGGTGTGCACATGCCCGTCGCGGGCGCTGATCCAGCGCGGCCACTACAGCGAATTCCTGGAGGCGGGCATCGCCCGCACCGAGAAGATCGCGCCGGGCCACCCCCTGGACACGGACACGATGATCGGCGCGCAGGCGTCCAACGACCAGCTCCAGAAGATCCTTTCCTATCTGGGCATCGGCCAGCAGGAAGGAGCGAAGATCCTGACGGGCGGTCAGCGCATCGAGTACGACGGCGAGCTGGCCGGCGGCTACTACGTCCAGCCCACGATCTTCGAGGGCGACAACCGCATGCGGGTCTTCCAGGAGGAGATCTTCGGGCCGGTCGTCGCGGTCACGTCCTTCAGCGACTTCGACGACGCCGTCAACACGGCGAACGACACGCTGTACGGGCTCGGCGCGGGCGTATGGACGCGTGACATCAACACGGCGTACCGAGCGGGACGGGCCATCCAGGCGGGCCGGGTCTGGACGAACTGCTACCACGCGTATCCGGCGCACGCGGCGTTCGGCGGGTACAAGCAGTCGGGGATCGGCCGCGAGAACCACAAGATGATGCTGGAGCACTACCAGCAGACGAAGAACCTGCTGGTGTCGTATTCGCCGAAGAAGCTGGGCTTCTTCTAG
- a CDS encoding VOC family protein: MITTDFVPGSPCWLDLAAPDVPATAAFYNAVLGWDYESMGEGEDMEGGMFRKGGKIVAGLGKLTEEGARSAWMIYYSVADADATTQAVESAGGTVRVAPMDLDEWGRMAQYSDPLGGQFAVWQPGTNKGVDLVDEPGSLSWTELYTSDAAAAKEFYGGVLGWQFSDMQLPGGGGTYILITPGGLPQERMHGGLMELPKENLALTKGRPYWHPVFNVTDCDAAVAKVTENGGSVQMGPEDAEGVGRLAVCLDPSNADFVVLTPTPS; the protein is encoded by the coding sequence GTGATCACCACTGACTTCGTCCCCGGCTCCCCCTGCTGGCTCGACCTCGCCGCTCCCGACGTCCCTGCCACCGCCGCCTTCTACAACGCCGTACTCGGGTGGGACTACGAGTCCATGGGCGAGGGAGAGGACATGGAAGGCGGGATGTTCCGGAAGGGCGGCAAGATCGTCGCCGGGCTCGGCAAGCTCACCGAGGAAGGCGCACGCTCGGCCTGGATGATCTACTACAGCGTCGCCGACGCCGATGCCACGACCCAGGCCGTCGAGAGCGCCGGCGGCACGGTGCGGGTGGCGCCCATGGACCTCGACGAGTGGGGACGGATGGCGCAGTACAGCGACCCGCTGGGGGGCCAGTTCGCCGTCTGGCAGCCCGGAACGAACAAGGGCGTTGATCTGGTGGACGAGCCGGGCTCGCTGTCCTGGACCGAGCTGTACACGAGCGACGCCGCGGCCGCGAAGGAGTTCTACGGCGGTGTCCTCGGCTGGCAGTTCAGTGACATGCAGCTGCCGGGCGGCGGAGGCACGTACATCCTCATCACCCCCGGCGGACTTCCCCAGGAGCGCATGCACGGCGGCCTCATGGAACTTCCCAAGGAGAACCTCGCCCTGACTAAGGGACGTCCGTACTGGCACCCGGTCTTCAACGTCACCGACTGCGACGCCGCGGTCGCCAAGGTCACCGAGAACGGTGGCAGCGTGCAGATGGGGCCGGAGGACGCCGAGGGCGTCGGCCGCCTGGCCGTCTGCCTCGACCCGTCGAACGCCGACTTCGTGGTGCTGACCCCGACCCCGAGCTAG
- a CDS encoding carboxymuconolactone decarboxylase family protein yields MATASETPVLDTLAAMTVDSVERCGLTPDMFMLTRIAALAASDAPPISYVANIDPALQSGMTADQLQDVLVAIAPIVGTARVMTAAGNIAQALGIAIAVADAEARGGM; encoded by the coding sequence ATGGCCACAGCATCTGAAACCCCGGTACTCGACACCCTCGCCGCGATGACGGTTGACTCGGTTGAGCGGTGCGGGCTGACCCCGGACATGTTTATGCTCACCCGCATTGCTGCACTCGCCGCCTCGGACGCTCCGCCGATCTCCTACGTCGCCAACATCGACCCCGCCCTCCAGTCCGGTATGACTGCCGATCAGCTGCAGGATGTCCTGGTCGCCATCGCCCCCATCGTGGGCACAGCCCGCGTCATGACGGCAGCCGGCAACATCGCCCAGGCACTCGGCATCGCGATCGCCGTGGCCGACGCAGAGGCGCGGGGCGGAATGTAG
- a CDS encoding MFS transporter, producing MLLSSLGTSIANVALPTLAREFAAPFQEVQWIVLAYLLAITTMIVSVGRLGDITGRRRLLLAGISLFTAASVLCGVASTLWMLIAARAAQGLGAAVMMALTIAFVGETVPKARTGSAMGLLGTMSAIGTALGPSLGGVLISGLSWRAIFLVSVPLGVLTFLLAHRYLPVDRRAPKAGGTRFDSAGTLLLAVTLAAYALAMTTGRGSFGPLNVALLLAAAFGVGLFVLAETRTASPLIRLTMFRDAALSASLATSALVSTVMMATLVVGPFYLSRALGLDAAPVGLVMSVGPLVAAVTGVPAGRIVDRLGGGRMTILGLIGIAVGSLILSAMPTRLGIPGYIAPIAVITAGYALFQTANNTAVMSDVRPDQRGVISGMLNLSRNLGLVTGASVMGAVFALASATTDIGAAHPDAVATGMRVTFAVAAMLIVVALAIAAGSRALARRSLEPTG from the coding sequence GCCAATGTCGCCCTGCCGACCCTGGCACGGGAGTTCGCCGCCCCCTTCCAGGAAGTCCAGTGGATCGTCCTCGCCTATCTCCTCGCCATCACCACCATGATCGTCAGCGTCGGACGGCTGGGTGACATCACCGGCCGCCGACGGCTCCTCCTGGCCGGAATCTCCCTGTTCACGGCGGCCTCGGTCCTGTGCGGCGTCGCGTCCACGCTCTGGATGCTGATTGCCGCCCGGGCGGCGCAAGGGCTCGGTGCGGCCGTCATGATGGCCCTCACCATCGCGTTTGTCGGTGAGACGGTTCCGAAGGCAAGGACCGGTAGCGCCATGGGGCTGCTCGGAACGATGTCGGCGATCGGGACCGCTCTCGGCCCGTCGCTCGGCGGCGTTCTGATCTCCGGGCTCAGTTGGCGGGCCATCTTTCTCGTCAGCGTGCCGCTGGGTGTCCTGACCTTCCTTCTCGCCCATCGCTACCTGCCCGTTGACCGTCGGGCACCGAAGGCGGGCGGAACCCGCTTCGACAGTGCGGGCACACTGCTGCTGGCTGTGACGCTTGCGGCCTACGCACTCGCCATGACGACGGGGCGCGGCAGTTTCGGTCCGCTCAATGTGGCTCTGCTGTTGGCCGCCGCCTTCGGAGTCGGCCTCTTCGTCCTCGCCGAGACGAGAACGGCATCACCCTTGATCCGGCTGACGATGTTCCGTGATGCCGCGCTGAGTGCGAGCCTCGCCACGAGCGCGCTCGTCTCGACGGTGATGATGGCGACGCTGGTGGTCGGACCCTTCTATCTCTCTCGTGCGCTCGGCCTCGACGCGGCCCCGGTGGGACTCGTCATGTCGGTGGGTCCGCTGGTCGCCGCAGTGACCGGTGTGCCGGCCGGTCGCATCGTGGACCGCCTCGGCGGCGGGCGCATGACCATCCTTGGACTCATCGGCATAGCAGTCGGCTCCCTCATCCTGTCCGCGATGCCGACGAGGCTCGGCATCCCCGGCTACATCGCCCCCATCGCCGTCATCACCGCCGGCTATGCGCTGTTCCAGACGGCCAACAACACCGCCGTCATGTCCGATGTCCGCCCGGACCAGCGGGGCGTCATTTCAGGCATGCTCAACCTGTCGCGCAATCTGGGGCTCGTCACCGGTGCATCCGTCATGGGCGCCGTGTTCGCGCTCGCGTCGGCGACGACCGACATCGGGGCGGCGCACCCGGACGCCGTTGCGACGGGGATGCGGGTCACGTTCGCAGTCGCGGCGATGCTGATCGTCGTGGCGCTCGCCATAGCGGCCGGAAGCCGTGCTCTCGCCCGTCGCTCCCTGGAGCCGACCGGCTGA